In Rhodanobacter denitrificans, a single window of DNA contains:
- a CDS encoding Tn3 family transposase, which translates to MTSASDSHRLNILTSEEVEDLYGLPKFTDDDRNLYFDLSPAEKAAVDARTPAVGLYLALELGYFKAKRQFFTFEQGAVANDLCYLLGQYFPGQTVESIKAPSRPTRGAIQQTVLDLFGYRVCDNVAKTELEQKAQRIATLSTQPLYIRRESLQHLSNERIVALQYTTMQDMVGRVVTHERHRVTRLLEQAMTPAVERSLDDLLRADEQMYRISALKREPKDFSYKELKREVERRKFFQPLHEFAQSFLVAAGLSNESGKYYASLVKFYTVYKLQRMPKGTTRLYLLCFAFHRFRQINDNLIEAFIHLVDQYEKQSKHAAEAAMQQTLVDASEHLQAAGEVLRLFIDKSIAVDSPFATVQKKAFELLKPERFAAVADYLRNVAFDKTAFQWSYYTTTLSHRFKRNLRHMFCELDFAGRVEDAPLLDAVTFLQELLRAGKSPRQTQPSLFPTAMIPKSLQRHLFAETDEAGDAKDQGKRLEVDRYEFLVYRLLRNALEAGDLFVKDSNEFRRFEDDLISDMRWEQRETVLQEIGVPLLMAPIEDTLSTFREALETRFAQVNQRIIDSANKHIKVTGRAEKRRWKLIYPTPEEPVSGSFYSQLPGTGIADLLRFVAGATGFLGAFTHVLDRYVKHAPDAREILACVVALGTNMGLWKMAEVSGLSFSSLQGTARNYLRLETLRAANDAITNAIATLPAFHLYDIRDEMHSSSDGQRIETQIDTINARYSPKYFGLQKGVSAYTLVANHVPINARIIGTHEHESHYVFDLLYNNTSDIKPERHSTDTHGTNQVNFWILRTFGYGFAPRYRDLHKKMQTLVAFEHPSHYADMFIKPARKVYDELIVKEWPNIQRIMASLAQKDVTQATIVRKLSSYARQNQTKKALWELDNICRTLYILDFIDDVDLRQSVQKALNRGEAYHRFRKAVAYVNGGKFRVHTEAEQQIWNECSRLIANAIIFYNTALLSKVYAQKVAAGDQEAIAILRGISPVAWQHINLFGTFEFNETTTKVDIDALAARYADPDYWSKALKEMQEVPLG; encoded by the coding sequence ATGACGTCGGCCTCTGATTCTCACCGTCTGAACATCCTCACTTCTGAAGAGGTTGAAGACCTGTATGGACTGCCCAAATTTACCGACGACGACCGGAACCTTTACTTCGACCTAAGCCCAGCGGAAAAGGCCGCTGTCGACGCACGCACTCCTGCCGTCGGCCTGTATTTGGCATTGGAGTTGGGCTACTTCAAGGCCAAGCGACAGTTCTTCACCTTCGAGCAGGGCGCCGTGGCCAATGACCTGTGCTACCTGCTCGGGCAGTATTTTCCGGGCCAGACCGTCGAATCGATCAAGGCGCCATCCAGGCCCACGCGCGGTGCCATCCAGCAAACCGTTCTCGACCTATTTGGGTACCGCGTGTGCGACAACGTCGCCAAGACGGAGCTGGAGCAAAAAGCCCAGCGAATCGCAACACTGTCGACCCAACCGCTGTACATCCGGCGTGAGTCACTGCAGCACCTGAGCAACGAACGGATCGTGGCGCTGCAGTACACGACGATGCAGGACATGGTGGGACGGGTGGTGACGCACGAACGCCATCGCGTCACCCGCCTACTCGAACAGGCGATGACCCCAGCGGTCGAGCGAAGTCTCGACGACTTGCTGCGGGCCGACGAACAGATGTATCGGATCAGTGCGCTCAAGCGTGAACCGAAGGACTTCAGCTACAAGGAGCTCAAGCGCGAAGTCGAACGGCGAAAATTCTTCCAGCCGCTGCACGAGTTCGCCCAGAGCTTTCTCGTCGCGGCCGGCTTGTCCAACGAGAGCGGCAAGTACTATGCGTCGCTGGTCAAGTTCTACACGGTCTACAAACTGCAGCGCATGCCCAAGGGCACGACGCGCCTGTACCTGCTCTGTTTCGCTTTCCATCGCTTCCGACAGATCAACGACAACCTCATCGAGGCGTTCATTCATCTGGTCGACCAGTATGAAAAGCAGTCCAAACACGCCGCCGAGGCGGCGATGCAGCAGACGCTGGTGGACGCCAGCGAACACTTGCAGGCGGCGGGCGAGGTGCTTCGCCTGTTCATCGACAAGTCCATCGCCGTCGACAGCCCGTTCGCCACCGTCCAGAAGAAAGCCTTTGAACTGCTGAAGCCGGAGCGCTTTGCGGCAGTGGCCGACTACCTGCGCAATGTCGCTTTCGACAAGACTGCCTTCCAGTGGTCCTACTACACCACAACGCTGTCGCACCGATTCAAGCGCAACCTTCGGCACATGTTCTGCGAACTGGACTTCGCCGGCCGGGTGGAGGATGCGCCGCTACTGGATGCGGTCACGTTCCTGCAGGAGCTGTTGCGCGCGGGCAAGTCGCCGCGACAGACCCAACCGTCACTATTTCCCACGGCGATGATTCCGAAGAGCCTGCAGCGCCACCTCTTTGCCGAGACTGACGAGGCAGGCGATGCGAAGGATCAGGGCAAGCGGTTGGAAGTCGATCGTTATGAGTTCCTCGTCTATCGGCTGTTACGGAACGCGCTGGAAGCCGGAGACCTGTTCGTCAAGGACAGCAACGAATTTCGTCGCTTCGAAGATGACCTGATTAGCGACATGCGCTGGGAGCAGCGCGAAACAGTCCTACAGGAGATTGGTGTACCGCTCCTGATGGCCCCCATCGAGGACACGTTGAGCACGTTCCGTGAGGCGCTGGAAACCCGGTTTGCGCAAGTGAACCAGCGTATTATCGACTCCGCCAACAAACACATCAAAGTCACCGGCCGTGCCGAGAAACGACGGTGGAAGCTGATCTACCCGACGCCTGAAGAACCCGTCAGCGGCTCGTTCTATAGCCAGTTACCCGGCACCGGCATAGCCGACCTGTTGAGATTCGTTGCGGGAGCGACGGGCTTCCTGGGGGCCTTTACCCATGTGCTCGATCGCTATGTCAAGCATGCCCCCGATGCCCGCGAAATCCTGGCTTGCGTGGTCGCGCTTGGTACCAACATGGGCTTGTGGAAGATGGCGGAAGTTTCGGGCCTGAGCTTTTCGTCATTACAGGGCACCGCACGCAACTATCTGCGGCTGGAAACCCTACGGGCCGCCAACGATGCCATCACGAATGCCATTGCGACCTTGCCGGCGTTCCATCTGTACGACATCCGCGACGAGATGCATTCCAGCAGTGACGGGCAGCGCATCGAAACTCAGATCGATACCATCAATGCCCGATACTCGCCGAAGTATTTCGGGTTGCAGAAAGGCGTGAGCGCGTACACGCTGGTGGCCAACCACGTACCGATCAACGCCCGTATCATCGGCACGCACGAGCACGAGAGTCACTACGTTTTCGACCTGCTGTACAACAACACGTCCGATATCAAGCCGGAACGACATTCGACCGATACGCACGGTACCAACCAAGTCAATTTCTGGATCTTGCGCACCTTCGGATATGGCTTCGCGCCGCGGTACCGCGATCTGCACAAGAAGATGCAAACTCTGGTCGCCTTCGAGCATCCCAGTCATTACGCCGACATGTTTATCAAGCCGGCACGCAAGGTCTACGACGAACTCATCGTGAAGGAGTGGCCCAACATCCAGCGCATCATGGCCTCACTGGCGCAGAAGGATGTGACTCAGGCCACCATCGTCCGCAAGTTGAGCAGCTACGCCCGCCAGAACCAGACCAAGAAGGCCCTGTGGGAACTCGACAACATCTGCCGCACGCTGTACATCCTCGACTTCATCGACGACGTGGATTTGCGGCAAAGCGTGCAAAAAGCGCTGAACCGAGGGGAGGCGTATCACCGGTTCCGCAAAGCGGTCGCCTACGTCAACGGCGGCAAGTTCCGAGTTCACACCGAAGCCGAACAGCAAATCTGGAACGAGTGCTCGCGCCTGATTGCCAATGCGATCATCTTCTACAACACGGCACTACTGTCTAAGGTATATGCACAGAAGGTGGCCGCTGGCGACCAGGAGGCTATCGCCATCTTACGAGGAATCTCCCCGGTAGCTTGGCAACATATCAACTTGTTTGGCACGTTCGAATTCAACGAAACTACCACCAAGGTCGACATTGATGCGCTTGCCGCCAGATACGCCGATCCAGACTACTGGAGCAAGGCCTTGAAGGAGATGCAAGAAGTGCCTCTCGGCTGA
- a CDS encoding glycosyltransferase family 2 protein, giving the protein MAPSVRLTVVVPAYNEAEVLPLFHARLVGVLDGMALDARVIYVDDGSRDGTWLVLNRLMGQDPRIGALRLSRNFGKEAALTAGLDAVTDEADAIVIIDADLQDPPELIPELLARWRAGYDVVYATREHREGESWFKRATAHLFYRLMARMAAFNVPHDTGDFRLMSARAVAALRQLRERQRFMKGLFGWIGYPHTAVMYQRSPRQAGRTKWNYWRLFNLAVEGITSFSILPLRLATAVGVATSVCAFSYGAGVFIKAVLWGDPVKGYPSLMVVVLVLGGLQLLALGVLGEYLGRVYAEVKQRPIYLIEAACQVLAMPSPRGTDTPPSVVAASLPIKDPR; this is encoded by the coding sequence GTGGCCCCATCCGTCCGTCTCACCGTTGTGGTGCCCGCGTACAACGAAGCGGAAGTGCTCCCCCTGTTTCATGCGCGTCTTGTCGGCGTGCTCGATGGGATGGCGCTCGATGCGCGGGTGATCTATGTCGATGACGGAAGTCGCGATGGCACATGGCTCGTACTCAACCGGCTGATGGGCCAAGACCCGCGCATCGGCGCGCTGCGCTTGAGCCGCAACTTCGGCAAGGAAGCCGCACTGACCGCGGGTCTCGACGCCGTGACGGATGAGGCCGATGCCATCGTCATCATTGATGCCGATCTGCAAGATCCGCCCGAACTTATTCCTGAACTGCTGGCGCGCTGGCGCGCTGGCTACGACGTGGTTTACGCCACTCGCGAACACCGTGAAGGCGAGAGCTGGTTCAAGCGAGCGACGGCACATCTCTTCTACCGTTTGATGGCGCGCATGGCGGCGTTCAACGTGCCGCACGATACTGGTGATTTCCGCCTGATGTCGGCGCGTGCGGTGGCCGCGCTGCGCCAGTTGCGTGAGCGCCAACGTTTCATGAAGGGCCTGTTCGGCTGGATCGGCTATCCCCATACGGCGGTGATGTACCAGCGCAGCCCTCGCCAAGCAGGTCGCACCAAATGGAACTACTGGCGGCTGTTCAATCTGGCGGTGGAAGGCATCACGTCGTTTTCCATTCTGCCGCTGCGACTGGCCACGGCCGTGGGTGTTGCGACGTCGGTGTGCGCCTTCAGCTATGGCGCAGGGGTCTTTATCAAGGCGGTGCTGTGGGGTGATCCGGTCAAGGGTTATCCCTCACTGATGGTGGTGGTTCTGGTGCTGGGCGGTCTGCAACTGCTGGCATTGGGCGTGCTCGGCGAATATCTCGGCCGTGTATACGCGGAAGTCAAACAGCGGCCGATCTATCTGATCGAGGCGGCGTGTCAGGTGCTGGCGATGCCCTCGCCACGCGGCACCGACACACCGCCATCGGTGGTCGCCGCATCGCTCCCCATCAAGGATCCTCGATGA
- a CDS encoding glycosyltransferase family 39 protein has translation MSVKHTVQNDARTAGAWYARFSGAALLLGIGWLAAWFYGLAGRSLGEPDEGRYAEVAYEMLTRGDWITPRLDGFNFFDKPPLHYWASATAYALFGAHPWSARLWCALTGLLAIVAIGWAGARLFGREAGGYAAAILGSSLLFAFAAHINTLDMGVTAFLAVGMACFLVAQFDPTARHLRTRLNLLMWAALALAVLSKGLIGVVFPGMILGIFMLWQRDWGVLRRVSLVPGVLVLLVLCAPWFILICRLHPDFFDYFFIREHFTRFLTSADGRSKVFGFFLPVVILGMFPWTLLLPWNRTGWRAIGASQPAQRFLLVWVSVVFVFFSASHSQLPFYILPVFPALALLLGRAATVLPLQALARRFWLIATLATLSAAIAIVVMLAARTAIPKQVLEDVLSGVSLALLLMAVAAMVGTWALHRDRRRTAIHGLALATLIGWQLSLVASQPFVDMRSAAPVARLIQPELGPHTEVFTVNAYLRGLPFYLGRPITVVDQNSDDLTPGLASRPDGYIADLATFEQRWRSSNDAIALVADNLVGQLRSEGLPFRELGREATGVIISRHETAPPPRAMP, from the coding sequence ATGAGCGTCAAGCACACGGTTCAAAATGACGCTCGCACCGCGGGTGCCTGGTACGCGCGATTCAGCGGGGCCGCCTTGTTGCTGGGGATCGGGTGGCTCGCGGCCTGGTTTTACGGACTGGCAGGCCGCTCGCTTGGCGAACCGGATGAAGGGCGGTATGCAGAAGTCGCCTACGAGATGTTGACCCGCGGCGACTGGATCACGCCCCGCCTGGATGGTTTCAACTTCTTCGATAAGCCGCCCTTGCATTACTGGGCCAGCGCGACCGCCTATGCGCTCTTCGGGGCGCATCCGTGGAGCGCACGCCTGTGGTGCGCGCTCACCGGATTGCTGGCGATCGTGGCGATCGGCTGGGCCGGTGCGCGGCTATTCGGTCGTGAAGCAGGCGGTTACGCGGCCGCCATACTCGGAAGTTCGTTACTGTTCGCTTTCGCCGCGCATATCAACACGCTGGATATGGGGGTCACGGCGTTTCTCGCGGTGGGCATGGCGTGTTTTCTGGTGGCGCAGTTCGATCCGACCGCGCGGCATCTGCGCACACGACTGAACCTGCTGATGTGGGCAGCGCTGGCCCTGGCGGTGCTTTCCAAAGGACTGATCGGCGTGGTGTTTCCCGGCATGATCCTGGGCATCTTCATGCTGTGGCAGCGTGACTGGGGGGTACTGCGGCGCGTGTCCCTCGTGCCCGGTGTACTGGTGCTGCTGGTGCTGTGCGCGCCGTGGTTCATTTTGATATGCCGCCTGCATCCGGATTTCTTCGACTATTTCTTCATCCGGGAGCATTTCACGCGGTTCTTGACCTCGGCCGACGGTCGCTCCAAGGTCTTTGGGTTCTTTCTCCCCGTCGTGATCCTCGGCATGTTTCCCTGGACGTTGCTGTTGCCATGGAACAGGACCGGGTGGCGTGCTATCGGTGCCAGCCAACCCGCACAACGCTTCCTGTTGGTCTGGGTGAGCGTGGTCTTCGTGTTCTTTTCGGCCTCGCATTCCCAGCTACCGTTCTACATTCTGCCGGTGTTTCCTGCCTTGGCGCTGTTGCTGGGACGCGCGGCCACGGTTCTGCCGCTGCAGGCCCTGGCGCGCCGTTTTTGGTTGATCGCCACTCTGGCGACCCTCAGCGCTGCGATAGCCATCGTGGTCATGCTCGCTGCACGCACGGCGATTCCGAAACAGGTATTGGAGGACGTGTTGAGCGGGGTGTCGTTGGCCTTGTTGCTGATGGCGGTCGCCGCGATGGTGGGTACGTGGGCCTTGCATCGTGACCGTCGCCGCACCGCCATTCATGGGCTTGCCTTGGCCACCCTGATCGGATGGCAGCTTTCGCTGGTGGCATCGCAGCCCTTCGTCGACATGCGCTCCGCCGCACCCGTCGCTCGTCTCATCCAGCCCGAGCTCGGGCCGCACACCGAGGTATTCACGGTGAATGCGTATTTACGAGGGTTGCCGTTTTACCTTGGGCGCCCCATCACCGTGGTCGACCAAAATTCCGATGATCTGACGCCCGGCTTGGCGTCGCGGCCGGACGGCTACATCGCCGACCTCGCCACGTTCGAACAGCGCTGGCGCTCCAGCAATGATGCGATCGCCCTGGTCGCGGACAACCTGGTGGGACAACTGCGGAGCGAGGGGCTGCCGTTTCGTGAGCTGGGCCGCGAAGCGACCGGTGTCATTATCAGCCGACACGAAACGGCACCACCCCCACGGGCGATGCCATGA
- a CDS encoding TolC family protein gives MNKHVTRIVVVGLALGLTACASYRPRPIEPAATVTAFEHRSLHDPSLQAFLQRNDSAYHPTTGPSSWDLRSLTWVALYYQPDLDVARAKWRAAEAAVITAGARPNPTLDFTNQYNVDAPAGVSPWTVGPTINVPIETAGKRGDRIRQAQQLAEAARLNIAETAWQVRRRVRSSLLGVYPTVPLLRRQQERQAELVRLIERRTATGEASQPELIQAHITLNQLSLNLQEAQKRLAENRVQLASALGLPVSALHGVTLSMTTFEHMPPLSALPSHDVQRQALRDRPDVRAALADYEASQAALQGEVAKQYPDITLGPGFLWDAAQAKWSLGLSLVLPLFNHNQGPIAEAQAHRQQAAANFLAVQAQAIGEVDQALAGYRQVVGKLGTADTLLAAQRKAARSAEALYQAGETDRLSLIGAQVELAAAELARLDTLLQAQQSLGALEDAMRHPLGALATDIHTLENAPRMQDSQP, from the coding sequence ATGAACAAGCACGTTACACGCATCGTGGTCGTCGGCCTGGCACTCGGTTTGACAGCCTGCGCAAGCTATCGGCCACGGCCGATTGAACCGGCCGCCACCGTCACTGCGTTCGAGCACCGCTCGTTGCACGATCCGAGTCTGCAGGCGTTTCTGCAGCGAAACGACTCCGCGTACCACCCGACCACGGGGCCATCCTCGTGGGATCTGCGCTCCCTCACTTGGGTGGCTCTGTACTATCAGCCGGATCTCGATGTGGCACGCGCCAAATGGCGCGCCGCCGAGGCAGCAGTGATCACGGCCGGCGCCCGTCCGAATCCGACGTTGGATTTCACCAATCAATACAACGTCGATGCCCCTGCTGGCGTGTCGCCCTGGACGGTGGGCCCAACAATCAATGTACCGATCGAGACGGCAGGCAAACGCGGCGACCGGATTCGACAGGCGCAGCAACTGGCCGAAGCGGCACGCTTGAATATCGCGGAGACCGCGTGGCAAGTCCGCCGTCGCGTGCGCAGCAGCTTGCTTGGCGTGTATCCCACCGTGCCCTTGCTGCGTCGACAACAGGAGCGACAAGCGGAGCTGGTCAGGTTGATCGAACGGCGGACTGCAACGGGGGAAGCGTCGCAGCCGGAGCTCATCCAGGCGCACATCACGCTCAACCAGCTCAGCTTGAATCTGCAGGAAGCGCAGAAGCGTCTTGCTGAAAACCGGGTGCAGTTGGCGTCGGCGTTGGGTCTGCCGGTGAGTGCGCTCCATGGCGTCACGCTGTCGATGACGACGTTCGAGCATATGCCACCCCTGAGCGCGTTGCCGTCGCATGACGTGCAACGTCAAGCGCTGCGGGATCGCCCCGATGTCCGCGCTGCGCTGGCCGACTACGAAGCCAGTCAGGCCGCGTTGCAAGGCGAAGTGGCCAAGCAATATCCCGACATCACGCTCGGTCCGGGTTTTCTGTGGGATGCCGCACAGGCCAAGTGGTCGTTGGGGCTATCGCTGGTGCTGCCGTTGTTCAACCACAATCAGGGGCCGATCGCCGAAGCCCAGGCGCATCGCCAGCAGGCGGCCGCCAATTTTCTTGCCGTGCAAGCGCAGGCGATCGGCGAAGTCGACCAAGCGCTGGCCGGCTATCGCCAGGTTGTCGGCAAACTTGGTACCGCCGATACCTTGCTGGCGGCCCAACGCAAAGCGGCGCGCTCAGCCGAGGCGCTGTATCAGGCGGGCGAAACGGATCGGTTGAGTCTGATCGGCGCCCAGGTGGAATTGGCCGCGGCCGAACTGGCCCGTCTCGATACCCTCCTGCAGGCCCAGCAATCGCTGGGCGCGCTCGAAGATGCCATGCGGCACCCCTTGGGTGCACTTGCGACCGACATTCACACCCTTGAAAACGCGCCCCGCATGCAGGATTCCCAGCCATGA
- a CDS encoding multidrug transporter, protein MNKKSILAAILGAIVLALAVWGFLAGQKERATEAQREAPVKAPSRVSQVQDQTAVTLDTADQKQSGIVVVAQQAMAHRPMLQTFGTVLDVADLIALRNANVAAQTQVDKAEAALQASHAEYQRLQSLHRDERNISDKVLQAAAAVWHADQAAWRAAQAALTAAQQTASQQWGDVLAKAADANMPLFTRLVTRQQVLVQVVLPATTALAQPPAQARVQSVNGDFHAATLISPAPRTDPRLQGASFFYAVSAEGLLPGMAVTAYLPSGTSLQGTMIPGSAVVWWQGRSWIYSRNQPDRFVRHALPVDNPVDGGWFVAQGFARGEPIVATGAQLLLSEEQRSRIAVGEDGDKQ, encoded by the coding sequence ATGAACAAGAAATCCATTCTCGCGGCCATCCTGGGCGCCATCGTGCTGGCTCTGGCGGTCTGGGGATTCCTGGCTGGCCAGAAGGAGCGCGCCACGGAGGCCCAGCGCGAGGCTCCGGTGAAGGCGCCGTCGCGCGTGTCGCAGGTGCAGGATCAAACGGCGGTCACGCTGGATACGGCGGATCAGAAGCAGAGCGGGATCGTCGTGGTCGCGCAACAGGCCATGGCCCATCGTCCGATGCTGCAAACGTTCGGAACGGTGCTGGATGTAGCGGATCTGATCGCGTTGCGCAACGCCAACGTCGCCGCCCAAACCCAGGTGGACAAGGCCGAGGCGGCGCTGCAGGCTTCCCACGCCGAATACCAGCGACTGCAATCGTTGCATCGCGACGAACGCAATATTTCCGACAAGGTCTTGCAGGCGGCCGCCGCGGTATGGCATGCCGACCAAGCCGCTTGGCGGGCGGCGCAAGCCGCGCTGACCGCCGCGCAGCAGACCGCAAGCCAGCAATGGGGCGACGTCTTGGCCAAGGCGGCGGATGCGAATATGCCGCTGTTCACGCGTCTGGTCACTCGCCAGCAAGTCCTGGTCCAGGTGGTGTTGCCGGCGACCACCGCACTCGCCCAGCCCCCTGCCCAAGCGCGCGTGCAGAGCGTCAATGGTGACTTTCACGCCGCCACCTTGATCTCGCCCGCGCCACGCACCGATCCCCGTCTGCAGGGGGCCAGTTTCTTCTATGCCGTGTCGGCCGAAGGTCTCTTGCCGGGCATGGCGGTCACCGCGTATCTGCCCTCGGGCACGTCGTTACAAGGCACGATGATTCCCGGCTCGGCGGTTGTGTGGTGGCAGGGTCGATCGTGGATTTATAGCCGCAACCAGCCTGACCGTTTCGTGCGCCATGCGTTACCGGTCGACAACCCGGTGGACGGCGGCTGGTTCGTGGCCCAGGGGTTTGCTCGGGGCGAACCGATTGTGGCAACGGGCGCGCAATTGTTGCTCTCGGAAGAGCAGCGGTCACGCATTGCCGTAGGTGAAGACGGAGACAAGCAATGA